A single region of the Hoeflea prorocentri genome encodes:
- a CDS encoding DUF4170 domain-containing protein, producing the protein METDEKQLLHLVFGGELDSLDEVRFRDLEELDVVGIYPNYKSAYAAWKSKAQQTVDNAHMRYFIVHLHRLLNPDDEADGEQ; encoded by the coding sequence ATGGAGACCGACGAAAAACAATTATTGCATCTGGTGTTCGGCGGAGAGCTGGATTCGCTCGATGAAGTGCGCTTCCGGGACCTCGAAGAACTGGACGTCGTTGGTATCTATCCGAACTACAAATCCGCCTATGCCGCGTGGAAATCAAAAGCGCAGCAGACCGTTGACAATGCCCATATGCGGTATTTCATTGTGCATCTGCACAGGCTTCTCAATCCCGATGACGAGGCAGATGGCGAGCAGTAG
- a CDS encoding 3'(2'),5'-bisphosphate nucleotidase CysQ, whose translation MPENSVALADLALIREAALEGARIAMGYFQKDPEVWYKNGTSPVTEADIAVDRFLRDSLCSARSDYGWLSEETEDDRSRLDRQSVFVVDPIDGTRAFVHGEDMWCVSIAVVRSGEVQCGVLACPARGEVFEASIGAASVKDGAPLRIDSTRDQMVLSMPKTLFKHLPEGFVDRITRSGHIPSLAYRIAMVADGRLDGTLVKPNSHDWDLAAADLILRNAGGALLDRKGSQICYNKSDVSHGLLIAGSGDLLSELGNVARSIDL comes from the coding sequence TTGCCGGAAAATAGTGTTGCGCTTGCGGACCTGGCGCTTATACGCGAAGCCGCGCTCGAGGGAGCGCGGATTGCGATGGGGTATTTTCAAAAGGACCCCGAAGTCTGGTACAAGAACGGCACGTCGCCTGTAACCGAAGCCGACATCGCGGTTGACCGCTTTCTTCGCGATTCGCTGTGCAGCGCACGATCGGACTATGGCTGGCTCTCTGAGGAAACCGAGGACGATCGGTCACGGCTGGACCGGCAGAGCGTGTTTGTCGTCGATCCGATCGACGGCACACGGGCCTTTGTCCATGGCGAAGACATGTGGTGCGTCAGTATCGCAGTCGTAAGGAGCGGCGAAGTCCAGTGCGGGGTGCTGGCTTGCCCTGCCCGCGGTGAAGTTTTTGAGGCCTCGATCGGAGCCGCATCCGTAAAGGATGGCGCGCCGCTCCGCATCGACAGCACACGTGATCAGATGGTTCTGTCGATGCCGAAGACGCTTTTCAAACACCTTCCGGAGGGGTTTGTCGACCGTATCACGCGGTCCGGTCACATTCCCTCGCTTGCTTACCGGATTGCGATGGTTGCTGACGGGCGGCTGGACGGAACGCTGGTCAAGCCCAACTCCCATGATTGGGATCTAGCCGCCGCCGACCTTATTCTTCGCAATGCGGGCGGTGCGCTTCTCGACCGAAAGGGCTCGCAAATCTGCTACAACAAGAGCGATGTCAGCCACGGCCTGCTCATTGCCGGCTCCGGCGATTTGTTGTCGGAACTTGGGAACGTTGCTCGCAGCATTGACCTTTGA
- a CDS encoding TldD/PmbA family protein, whose translation MFHADKTQELVDKAAKLVEQATQSGADRADAVVVRGRSTSVSVRLGKVEGTDASESDSFSLRVFVGNRVASVSANAGFEAAELADRAVAMARVSPEDPFATLADPQDLAKSYDDLDLFDPTEVTSAQLTEAALATEEAALAVEGVTNSSGAGASAGMGGLVLVTSEGFSGAYMGSRFGRSVSVIAGQGTAMERDYEFDSRLYYADLDDAETIGRAAGERAVRRLDPRKAETGADVTVVLDPRVARGFVGHLASAINGASVARKTSFLREMMGERIMKPGMRLTDDPQIVRGPASRPFDGEGVRGTLLNMVEDGVLQTWFLSTGTARELGLRTNGRGVRGGSNVNPASTNLALEPGSVSPQTLISGISSGFYVTEVIGQGVNMITGEYSRGASGFWIEDGELTYPVSEVTIASNLKDMFMNTTPADDIDRKYGTASPTLAVEGMTIAGK comes from the coding sequence ATGTTTCATGCGGATAAGACACAGGAACTCGTAGACAAGGCGGCAAAGCTGGTCGAACAGGCCACCCAATCGGGCGCGGATCGTGCCGATGCGGTTGTCGTGCGCGGGCGATCGACATCCGTCAGCGTGCGCCTCGGTAAGGTGGAAGGGACCGATGCGTCCGAAAGCGACAGTTTCTCGTTGCGCGTATTTGTCGGCAATCGCGTTGCGAGCGTGTCGGCGAATGCCGGCTTCGAGGCGGCTGAACTCGCCGACCGTGCCGTCGCTATGGCCCGCGTCTCGCCGGAAGACCCGTTCGCAACGCTTGCGGACCCTCAGGATCTGGCCAAGAGCTATGACGATCTCGATCTGTTCGACCCGACTGAAGTCACAAGTGCGCAACTGACCGAGGCGGCACTGGCGACGGAAGAGGCGGCGCTGGCTGTTGAAGGCGTAACCAATTCCAGTGGCGCCGGTGCCTCTGCGGGAATGGGCGGCCTGGTTCTTGTCACCTCCGAAGGATTTTCCGGCGCCTATATGGGCAGCCGGTTCGGACGTTCTGTCAGCGTCATCGCCGGGCAGGGCACGGCGATGGAGCGGGACTATGAATTCGATTCGCGGCTTTATTATGCGGATCTCGATGATGCCGAGACGATTGGCCGCGCTGCCGGCGAGCGGGCGGTCCGGCGTCTTGATCCAAGGAAGGCCGAAACCGGCGCCGATGTGACCGTGGTGCTCGATCCGCGCGTCGCCCGCGGTTTTGTCGGGCATCTTGCCAGCGCAATCAACGGAGCTTCGGTCGCCCGCAAAACCAGTTTCCTGCGCGAAATGATGGGCGAACGGATCATGAAGCCGGGCATGCGCCTGACCGATGATCCGCAAATTGTTCGCGGTCCTGCATCAAGGCCGTTCGATGGCGAAGGCGTGCGCGGAACGCTGCTGAACATGGTCGAGGACGGTGTGCTTCAGACCTGGTTCCTGTCAACCGGAACAGCGCGCGAACTTGGTCTGAGGACCAATGGCCGCGGCGTGCGTGGCGGGTCCAATGTCAATCCGGCGTCCACCAACCTGGCGCTGGAGCCGGGCAGCGTATCGCCACAGACGCTTATCTCGGGCATTTCCTCCGGTTTCTACGTAACCGAGGTCATCGGCCAGGGCGTAAACATGATAACCGGTGAATATAGTCGCGGTGCATCCGGCTTCTGGATCGAGGACGGCGAATTGACTTACCCGGTCTCCGAGGTGACGATCGCCTCCAATCTGAAGGACATGTTCATGAACACCACACCGGCCGATGACATTGACCGCAAATACGGTACGGCGTCTCCGACGCTGGCTGTTGAAGGTATGACCATTGCCGGAAAATAG
- a CDS encoding monovalent cation:proton antiporter-2 (CPA2) family protein produces MAVEGISYYTHALVLLGGAVVAAPIAKKIGLGTVLGYLAAGIIIGPVTRLVGGGEHILQFAELGVVLLLFIIGLELKPSRLWSMRREIFGLGLLQVAITGIALTGIVAAVVWSTHALTAAIIIGLGLALSSTAFGLQILEERGERGTSYGQRAFSILLFQDLAIVPILALVPLFAPHHAEAPTTALQDFGIALGAMALLVVTGRYLLNPLFQLIASTGAREAMIAAALLVVFGSAMLMQFAGMSMAMGSFLAGVLLAESSYRHELEADIEPFRGILLALFFMAVGLSLELDVIAKNYILILISVPILMLVKGVVIYGLCRLFGSGHNEACRIAGLLPQSGEFGFVVFTAAASVGIFSASMGSILIAIVTVTMALTPLASSIANRLLHANSREELEENFEGAGSDVLMIGFSRFGQIVSQTLLAGGSDVTIIDHSAERIRSATKFGFKIYFGDGTRKAVLEAAGIRRAKLIAICTHEKATTDKIVDLIQAEFPAARIFTRAYDRSHTLSLRKREVEYELRETLESSFIFSRETLRALGLDDERVEEIISETRRRDEERLRIQSVEGMAAGGDMLHTRPVTPEPLIKPKKEAERLDLEQPSSADK; encoded by the coding sequence ATGGCCGTAGAAGGCATCTCATACTACACTCATGCCCTGGTCCTTCTCGGGGGCGCAGTAGTCGCCGCTCCAATTGCCAAGAAAATCGGGCTGGGTACCGTTCTCGGTTATCTGGCAGCCGGCATCATCATAGGGCCCGTTACAAGACTTGTCGGCGGCGGCGAGCACATCCTGCAATTTGCCGAACTTGGCGTGGTTCTGCTGCTGTTTATCATAGGCTTGGAACTCAAGCCTTCCCGCCTGTGGTCCATGCGCAGGGAGATATTCGGGCTCGGTCTTTTGCAGGTCGCGATCACGGGGATCGCGCTCACAGGCATTGTTGCCGCGGTGGTCTGGTCAACACACGCCCTGACCGCGGCCATCATTATCGGCCTTGGCCTAGCGCTTTCGTCGACGGCCTTCGGACTGCAGATACTTGAGGAGCGCGGCGAACGCGGCACCTCTTACGGGCAAAGAGCGTTTTCAATTCTCCTGTTTCAGGACCTCGCCATTGTCCCCATTCTGGCGCTCGTGCCATTGTTTGCTCCGCACCACGCGGAAGCGCCCACCACGGCGCTGCAGGATTTCGGCATAGCGCTTGGGGCCATGGCCCTCCTCGTTGTCACCGGACGGTATTTACTCAATCCGCTGTTTCAATTGATCGCGAGCACCGGTGCGCGCGAAGCCATGATCGCAGCGGCCCTTCTCGTGGTGTTCGGCTCGGCGATGCTCATGCAATTTGCCGGCATGTCGATGGCCATGGGCTCCTTCCTGGCGGGCGTTTTGCTGGCCGAATCGTCCTACCGCCACGAGTTGGAAGCGGACATCGAACCATTCCGCGGGATTTTGCTGGCCCTCTTTTTCATGGCAGTCGGCCTGTCCCTCGAGCTGGACGTCATCGCCAAAAACTACATTCTCATTTTGATCTCCGTGCCGATTCTCATGCTGGTGAAGGGTGTGGTCATTTATGGCCTGTGCCGCCTGTTCGGATCGGGACACAACGAGGCCTGCCGCATCGCCGGGTTGCTGCCGCAGAGCGGAGAATTCGGATTCGTCGTCTTTACGGCAGCCGCAAGCGTCGGCATTTTTTCCGCGTCGATGGGCTCGATACTGATTGCAATCGTCACGGTGACCATGGCCCTGACACCGCTCGCCTCATCGATCGCCAACCGTCTGCTGCATGCAAACAGCCGGGAGGAACTGGAAGAAAACTTCGAGGGCGCCGGATCGGACGTTCTGATGATCGGATTTTCGCGCTTCGGTCAGATTGTATCGCAGACGCTGCTGGCCGGCGGGTCGGACGTGACAATCATCGATCATTCGGCCGAGCGAATTCGCAGTGCGACCAAATTCGGATTCAAGATCTATTTCGGCGACGGCACGCGAAAGGCCGTGCTGGAAGCCGCAGGTATCAGGCGCGCCAAGCTGATCGCGATCTGCACCCACGAAAAGGCGACGACGGACAAGATTGTCGATCTGATCCAGGCCGAATTTCCCGCTGCCCGCATTTTCACCCGCGCCTATGACCGATCGCATACGCTGTCTCTGCGCAAACGTGAGGTCGAGTACGAACTGCGCGAAACTCTGGAATCGAGTTTCATTTTCAGTCGCGAGACATTGAGAGCGCTGGGTCTTGATGACGAACGGGTTGAAGAGATCATCAGCGAGACACGCAGACGGGATGAAGAGAGGCTGCGGATTCAATCGGTCGAAGGGATGGCGGCCGGCGGAGATATGCTTCATACCCGCCCGGTGACACCCGAACCGCTCATCAAACCGAAAAAAGAAGCCGAGCGTCTTGATCTTGAGCAGCCGAGCTCCGCCGACAAGTAA
- a CDS encoding MATE family efflux transporter: MSEPAKFVTGSTMRHVIVMAATGSIGLVAVFLVDALNLFYISLLGQQELAAAIGYAGTLIFFSTSISIGLSISATAITSRAIGAGERARARQLAAASIIYTTLIMGLTAAICFPYLGSLVHFMGARGDTARLTVEFMQIVFPSLPLIGIGMSMAGLLRAAGDAKRAMYVTLVAAAATVVLDPIFIFALDLGIHGAAISTVLARFTLIIVGYHGLKKVHNMLALPSPDVLRSTVRPYLYIAMPAILTQLATPVGNAYMTIVIAGYGDDAVAGWAVVGRLIPVAFGALFALSGAVGPILGQNYGALRFDRLYSTMRDAFLVIIIYSIGVWVVLFFAADFIAALFGVEGEARDLVLFFCEFVSLTFLFAGMLFVANAAFNNLGYPIISTVFNWGRSTLGIIPFVWIGSHYYGATGALAGYGLGGVFFGIAAAIVCLRIIRNIADRPPSEPPGDVGIQVPPTANSPFTTSKGAT; the protein is encoded by the coding sequence ATGAGCGAACCGGCGAAATTTGTGACCGGCTCGACCATGCGCCACGTTATCGTCATGGCCGCCACGGGATCCATCGGCCTTGTCGCCGTGTTCCTGGTCGACGCGCTGAACCTTTTCTACATTTCGCTGCTTGGCCAGCAGGAACTGGCTGCGGCCATCGGCTATGCCGGCACGCTTATCTTCTTTTCCACCTCGATCAGCATCGGTCTTTCGATATCGGCGACCGCCATAACGTCCCGTGCAATCGGTGCCGGCGAGCGCGCCCGTGCACGGCAGCTTGCCGCCGCGTCAATCATCTACACCACATTGATCATGGGGCTGACGGCGGCCATCTGCTTTCCATATCTGGGCAGCCTGGTGCATTTCATGGGTGCGCGCGGCGACACCGCCCGCCTGACCGTCGAGTTCATGCAGATTGTTTTTCCGTCCCTGCCCTTGATCGGTATCGGCATGTCGATGGCCGGCTTGCTGCGTGCCGCGGGCGATGCCAAGCGCGCCATGTATGTTACGCTTGTCGCTGCAGCGGCCACCGTGGTGCTTGACCCGATCTTCATCTTCGCGCTTGACCTCGGTATCCACGGCGCAGCCATTTCCACGGTGCTTGCACGCTTCACGCTGATCATCGTCGGCTACCATGGCCTGAAAAAGGTCCACAACATGCTGGCTCTGCCCTCGCCTGACGTGTTGCGCAGTACGGTCAGGCCTTATCTTTATATCGCCATGCCGGCGATCCTGACCCAATTGGCCACGCCCGTCGGCAATGCCTACATGACCATCGTTATTGCCGGCTACGGCGACGACGCCGTGGCCGGATGGGCGGTCGTCGGACGCCTCATCCCGGTCGCTTTCGGTGCTCTTTTTGCACTGTCGGGCGCCGTCGGCCCGATATTGGGACAGAACTACGGCGCGCTGCGCTTTGACCGGCTCTACAGTACCATGCGCGACGCATTCCTCGTCATCATCATCTATTCAATCGGCGTCTGGGTCGTTCTGTTCTTCGCGGCCGATTTCATCGCCGCCCTTTTCGGTGTCGAGGGCGAGGCACGCGATCTGGTTCTTTTCTTCTGCGAGTTCGTCAGCCTGACCTTCCTTTTTGCCGGCATGTTGTTCGTCGCCAACGCCGCTTTCAACAATCTCGGTTACCCGATTATCTCGACCGTCTTCAACTGGGGGCGCTCAACGCTCGGCATTATTCCATTTGTCTGGATCGGTTCGCACTATTATGGCGCGACCGGGGCTCTTGCCGGTTACGGCCTGGGCGGCGTTTTCTTCGGTATCGCAGCGGCAATCGTTTGTCTGCGCATCATCCGCAATATCGCCGACCGGCCGCCAAGCGAGCCGCCGGGCGACGTCGGAATCCAGGTCCCGCCGACCGCCAATTCACCTTTCACGACCAGCAAGGGTGCAACGTAA
- a CDS encoding DEAD/DEAH box helicase gives MKHFEDLGLSESVLRAVAAEGYDTPTPIQAETIPVLLDGNDVLGIAQTGTGKTASFVLPLLNRLEGERGRCPKKTCNSLILAPTRELAAQIAANIRTYSRFMKVSVAVVVGGVKPAPQIRALNAGAQIVVATPGRLLDHMKAGFIRLDQTSSVIIDEADQMLDLGFIPAIRKIVGALPTKRQTVLMSATMPPPVRRLAEDFLTEPTEIAVAAVARPIERIQQSVRHVAKAAKRTVLTQILSEAGVERSVVFTRTKRGADRVNQHLERSGLSTVVIHGDKSQGQRKRALSAFRSGEAAIMVATDIAARGIDIDDITHVVNFDLPNVPEAYVHRIGRTARAGRDGVAITLCDPTERGLLRDIERLIGSPIEQGEGNDTDQDIAGEATRPERRSNRRPNRGSNGAKAGKPRKPKKKMRRRADKSRPPQQGKPGPGSSRLHSRRRTRKSNAPAQAA, from the coding sequence TTGAAACATTTTGAAGACCTCGGCTTGTCCGAGTCCGTCCTTCGGGCCGTCGCGGCAGAAGGCTATGACACTCCTACCCCAATTCAGGCCGAGACAATTCCCGTCCTGCTGGACGGCAATGACGTACTGGGAATCGCACAGACCGGGACCGGCAAAACCGCATCCTTTGTGCTGCCGCTGCTGAACCGTCTTGAGGGCGAGCGCGGCCGTTGCCCGAAGAAAACCTGCAATTCCCTGATCCTGGCGCCAACGCGCGAACTTGCAGCGCAAATAGCAGCCAATATCCGCACCTATTCCCGCTTCATGAAAGTGTCGGTTGCCGTTGTGGTCGGCGGCGTCAAGCCGGCACCTCAAATCAGGGCACTGAACGCCGGAGCGCAAATTGTCGTTGCCACACCGGGCCGGCTCCTTGACCATATGAAAGCGGGTTTTATCCGCCTCGACCAGACAAGCTCGGTGATTATCGACGAAGCCGATCAGATGCTGGACCTTGGCTTTATTCCCGCCATTCGCAAGATCGTCGGCGCGCTTCCGACCAAGCGCCAGACAGTATTGATGTCGGCAACCATGCCGCCGCCGGTGCGCCGCCTTGCCGAAGATTTCCTCACAGAGCCCACGGAGATCGCCGTGGCGGCCGTCGCCCGGCCGATCGAACGCATTCAGCAGAGCGTGCGCCACGTTGCCAAGGCCGCAAAACGCACGGTGCTTACGCAAATCCTGTCGGAAGCGGGTGTCGAGCGGTCCGTGGTTTTCACCCGTACCAAGCGCGGCGCCGACAGGGTCAACCAGCATCTTGAACGGTCCGGCCTGTCGACAGTCGTGATCCACGGCGACAAAAGCCAGGGGCAACGCAAAAGAGCACTCTCGGCTTTTCGTTCCGGTGAAGCCGCAATTATGGTAGCAACGGATATTGCAGCACGCGGCATCGACATTGACGACATCACGCATGTGGTCAATTTCGACCTGCCGAATGTGCCCGAGGCTTATGTGCATCGTATCGGCCGCACGGCACGCGCGGGACGCGACGGCGTTGCGATAACCCTGTGCGATCCGACTGAACGCGGGCTGCTGCGGGATATCGAACGTTTGATCGGAAGCCCCATAGAGCAAGGCGAAGGGAACGACACAGATCAGGATATTGCCGGTGAGGCAACTCGCCCCGAGCGCCGCTCGAACCGGCGGCCAAACAGAGGCTCCAACGGCGCAAAAGCGGGAAAACCCCGTAAGCCGAAGAAAAAAATGCGCCGGAGAGCCGACAAATCGAGGCCGCCGCAACAGGGCAAACCCGGCCCGGGCAGTTCCAGGCTACATTCGAGGCGCCGCACACGTAAATCAAATGCGCCGGCACAGGCCGCCTAA
- a CDS encoding cold-shock protein has protein sequence MTTGTVKWFNGTKGYGFIAPDDGGNDVFVHISAVERSGLSGLNEGDKVSYEIQVDQARGKSSAVNLQVQ, from the coding sequence ATGACAACAGGCACGGTAAAGTGGTTCAACGGAACCAAAGGCTACGGCTTCATTGCTCCCGATGACGGCGGCAACGATGTGTTCGTTCACATCAGCGCAGTTGAGCGCTCCGGCTTGAGCGGTCTCAATGAAGGCGACAAGGTCAGCTACGAGATTCAGGTAGACCAGGCTCGCGGCAAGTCGTCCGCGGTCAATCTGCAGGTTCAGTAA
- a CDS encoding GNAT family acetyltransferase produces MKIRDVVDADVEQIIDLWARAGVTRPWNDPLQDISFCRKGDSSTLLVLVEEALVTGTAMVGEDGHRGWVYYVAVDPSRQGDGLGKLIMSAAESWLRERGIWKVNILVRHDNSAVREFYEALGYADTQAACYQKRLEADPPHRQDG; encoded by the coding sequence ATGAAGATCAGGGATGTCGTTGACGCGGATGTGGAACAGATCATCGATCTGTGGGCGCGCGCCGGAGTGACACGGCCCTGGAACGATCCACTCCAGGACATCAGTTTTTGCAGAAAAGGCGATTCATCGACACTTCTGGTTCTTGTCGAAGAGGCACTCGTCACAGGTACTGCGATGGTCGGAGAGGACGGACACCGCGGTTGGGTCTATTACGTGGCCGTCGACCCGTCTCGGCAGGGCGATGGACTGGGTAAATTGATCATGTCCGCGGCGGAGAGCTGGTTGCGCGAGCGCGGCATATGGAAGGTCAATATCCTTGTCAGACACGACAATTCCGCGGTCAGGGAGTTTTACGAGGCCTTAGGCTACGCCGATACGCAGGCCGCCTGTTATCAAAAGCGTCTTGAGGCAGACCCGCCTCACCGTCAGGACGGGTAG
- a CDS encoding patatin-like phospholipase family protein has translation MHNDVLLDSGNRISDKSSGDPTVAVAFGGGGARGYAHIHIIEVLDELGIRPVAIAGASIGAIMGSAMAAGMSGREIREHALKTMGRRSEVVSRIWKARPYSVGDVMSGGLRVGQFNIERILAAFLPESFPTTFEDLEIPTKIIVTDFYAQEEAVRATGDLINAVAASAAIPALFRPVLCDGRYMIDGGIFNPVPFDHLTGLADIVIGIDVVGGPSGDDGDQPTTMDLMFGASQLMMQSIINMKLKTGRPDIFLRPDVNRFRVLDFFKADEVLDVSSGVRDELKHAIDAVFTYHVKGADV, from the coding sequence ATGCACAACGACGTGCTGTTGGATAGCGGCAATCGGATAAGTGACAAATCGTCGGGCGATCCCACGGTCGCTGTGGCGTTCGGCGGTGGCGGAGCCCGCGGATACGCCCATATACACATTATAGAAGTGCTTGATGAATTGGGTATCCGGCCCGTCGCGATCGCCGGTGCGTCGATCGGCGCGATCATGGGCTCGGCCATGGCGGCAGGCATGAGCGGCCGGGAGATTCGCGAGCACGCCTTAAAGACGATGGGCCGGCGCTCCGAAGTTGTCAGCCGGATATGGAAAGCCCGGCCCTACAGCGTGGGTGACGTGATGTCCGGCGGTCTGAGGGTCGGCCAGTTCAATATCGAGCGGATCCTTGCGGCATTTCTTCCCGAAAGTTTCCCGACCACGTTTGAAGACCTTGAAATCCCGACAAAGATCATTGTCACCGATTTCTATGCCCAGGAGGAGGCCGTTCGGGCAACTGGCGATCTCATCAATGCCGTTGCCGCATCGGCGGCCATTCCGGCACTGTTCCGTCCGGTTCTTTGCGATGGCCGCTATATGATCGACGGCGGTATCTTCAATCCGGTTCCCTTCGATCATCTGACAGGGCTTGCGGATATTGTCATCGGCATTGATGTTGTCGGCGGGCCAAGCGGCGACGATGGCGACCAGCCAACAACCATGGATCTCATGTTCGGGGCGAGCCAGCTCATGATGCAGTCCATTATCAACATGAAGCTGAAAACCGGTCGGCCTGATATATTCCTGCGGCCCGATGTGAACCGGTTCCGCGTACTCGATTTCTTCAAGGCCGATGAAGTCCTGGATGTGTCTTCCGGCGTGCGCGACGAGCTGAAACACGCCATTGATGCAGTCTTCACCTATCACGTGAAGGGCGCTGACGTGTGA
- the rsmD gene encoding 16S rRNA (guanine(966)-N(2))-methyltransferase RsmD gives MRIVGGRFKGRALSTPRSQSIRPTTDRTREALFNILEHGFQDALEGSRILDLFAGTGALGLEALSRGGAFALFVEQSSQGRGLLRANIETLSVQGCTKVFRRDATKLGTVGSFTPFDLVFADPPYGRGLGELALASAAAGGWIAQGALVVLEERAAAEPAPGPAFTHIDTRAFGDTQMRFYRYQV, from the coding sequence ATGCGGATCGTCGGCGGTAGGTTCAAGGGTCGTGCGCTCTCAACGCCGCGCTCCCAGTCGATAAGACCCACAACGGACCGCACCCGCGAAGCCCTGTTCAACATACTGGAACACGGCTTTCAGGATGCCCTCGAGGGCAGCCGTATCCTTGATCTGTTTGCCGGCACCGGTGCACTCGGACTTGAAGCACTTTCGCGTGGCGGTGCCTTTGCGCTTTTCGTCGAGCAGTCGAGCCAGGGCCGGGGGTTGTTGCGCGCCAATATCGAGACCCTTTCAGTTCAGGGCTGCACGAAGGTTTTCCGTCGCGATGCAACAAAGCTGGGTACGGTCGGAAGTTTTACTCCCTTTGATCTGGTGTTCGCCGACCCGCCCTATGGTCGCGGTCTTGGGGAGCTGGCGCTTGCCAGCGCAGCCGCTGGTGGCTGGATTGCACAAGGCGCGCTTGTCGTGCTTGAAGAAAGGGCCGCGGCAGAGCCGGCGCCGGGTCCTGCTTTCACACATATCGATACGCGCGCCTTTGGCGATACGCAAATGCGCTTTTACCGCTACCAGGTTTGA
- a CDS encoding nucleoside deaminase, with the protein MDIALEEARSAAARSEVPVGAVVVSNGVILSRAGNRTRERNDVTAHAEIDAIRMACSALGQERLVDCDLYVTLEPCTMCAAAISFARIRRLYFGAEDIKGGGVVNGVRFFDQSTCHHIPEVYSGIAEKEASELLVGFFREKRL; encoded by the coding sequence ATGGATATAGCGCTTGAAGAGGCACGCTCTGCGGCCGCGCGCAGCGAAGTGCCGGTCGGGGCGGTCGTGGTCAGCAATGGCGTCATCCTCTCGCGGGCGGGAAACCGTACGCGTGAGCGCAACGATGTGACGGCCCATGCAGAAATCGATGCCATCCGCATGGCCTGCTCCGCCCTCGGTCAGGAGCGGCTTGTTGATTGCGATCTTTATGTCACGCTTGAGCCCTGCACCATGTGTGCTGCGGCCATTTCCTTCGCCCGTATCCGCCGGCTCTATTTCGGCGCCGAGGACATCAAGGGCGGCGGCGTGGTCAACGGCGTCAGGTTTTTCGATCAGTCGACCTGCCATCACATACCCGAGGTTTATTCCGGAATTGCGGAGAAAGAGGCATCCGAACTGCTTGTCGGATTTTTCAGGGAAAAGCGGCTCTGA